A window from Bordetella petrii encodes these proteins:
- a CDS encoding CaiB/BaiF CoA transferase family protein, with the protein MQPLLSNIKVLDLSRVLAGPWASQILADLGADVIKVERPGRGDDTRSWGPPFLKDEAGADTADGAYFIATNRGKRSITLDLQTPEGQELVRTLCRDADVVLENYKVGTLARLGLDYAALSAINPRLVYCSVTGFGQTGPRAAEPAYDFLIQAMGGLMSVTGERDDKPGGGPQKVGVPIVDLSTGVYAALGIVAALLRRTQTGRGEYVDVAMLDVQVGLLANQAMNFLLGNRVPRRTGTAHPNIQPQRTFSCADGDIVIVVGNDAQFATLCDVIGQPALARDARYATNGQRVKNQASLDPVLDAALASRPRAHWLSRLKQAGVPAGSINTVPEVFDDPQVVHRDMLRRLPHPVAGSVPQVMSPLRFGGASLRVDRAPPLLGEHTEQVLGELGLSAGQIQSLRDRDII; encoded by the coding sequence TTGCAGCCGCTGTTATCGAATATCAAGGTGCTGGACCTGAGCCGCGTGCTGGCGGGGCCCTGGGCCAGCCAGATCCTGGCGGACCTGGGCGCCGACGTCATCAAGGTCGAACGCCCGGGGCGCGGCGACGACACCCGCTCGTGGGGCCCGCCTTTCCTGAAGGATGAAGCCGGCGCCGACACGGCCGACGGCGCCTATTTCATTGCCACCAATCGCGGCAAGCGCTCCATTACGCTGGACCTGCAGACGCCCGAAGGCCAGGAACTGGTCAGGACGCTGTGCCGCGACGCCGACGTGGTGCTGGAAAACTACAAGGTAGGCACGCTGGCGCGACTGGGGCTGGACTACGCGGCGCTGTCCGCCATCAACCCGCGCCTGGTGTACTGCTCGGTAACGGGCTTTGGCCAGACCGGCCCGCGCGCGGCCGAACCCGCCTATGACTTCCTGATCCAGGCCATGGGCGGCCTGATGAGCGTAACCGGCGAACGCGACGACAAGCCCGGCGGCGGCCCGCAGAAAGTGGGCGTGCCCATCGTCGACCTCAGCACCGGCGTCTATGCGGCGCTGGGCATCGTGGCCGCGCTCCTGCGCCGCACGCAGACCGGCCGGGGCGAATACGTCGACGTCGCCATGCTGGACGTGCAGGTGGGCCTGCTGGCCAACCAGGCGATGAATTTCCTGCTGGGCAACCGCGTGCCGCGCCGCACCGGCACCGCGCACCCCAACATCCAGCCGCAGCGCACCTTCAGCTGCGCCGACGGCGACATCGTGATCGTGGTGGGCAACGATGCGCAGTTCGCCACCCTGTGCGATGTGATCGGCCAGCCGGCGCTGGCGCGCGACGCGCGCTACGCCACCAATGGCCAGCGCGTGAAGAACCAGGCCAGCCTGGATCCGGTGCTGGACGCCGCTCTGGCCAGCCGGCCGCGCGCGCACTGGCTGAGCAGGCTCAAGCAGGCGGGCGTGCCGGCCGGCTCGATCAACACCGTGCCCGAAGTGTTCGACGACCCGCAGGTCGTGCACCGCGACATGCTGCGCCGGCTGCCGCATCCGGTGGCGGGCTCGGTGCCGCAGGTCATGAGCCCCCTGCGCTTCGGCGGCGCCAGCCTGCGCGTGGACCGCGCGCCGCCGCTGCTGGGCGAGCACACCGAGCAAGTGCTGGGCGAACTCGGCCTGAGCGCCGGGCAGATCCAGAGCCTGCGCGACCGCGACATCATCTGA
- a CDS encoding enoyl-CoA hydratase/isomerase family protein: MNMPEALAGPYTALDVTLDGGVAVVLLANPPVNALSTDMMNELSWVLDRISETPEVRAVVLSGQGKTFCAGADLKNRAATIKSPGDLPQHSRRTRECFHAIRECAKPVVGAINGAALGAGLAMVASCDILVAASTATVGLPEINVGLLGGGRHGMRLFSHSRLRRMMLTGLRIDGDELYRLGVVEASVPPDALMAEAMALARELASKSPLATVLAKQTLNAIEDMSLRDGYRYEQDMTAAIAKTADAREARQAFLEKRAPVFQGR, translated from the coding sequence ATGAACATGCCTGAAGCCCTGGCCGGCCCCTACACCGCGCTGGACGTCACCCTGGACGGCGGCGTGGCCGTCGTCCTGCTGGCCAATCCGCCGGTGAACGCGCTGTCCACCGACATGATGAACGAGCTGTCCTGGGTGCTGGACCGCATTTCCGAAACGCCCGAGGTCCGCGCGGTGGTGTTGTCCGGGCAGGGCAAGACCTTCTGCGCCGGCGCCGACCTGAAGAACCGCGCCGCCACGATCAAGAGCCCCGGCGACCTGCCCCAGCATTCGCGGCGCACCCGCGAATGCTTCCACGCCATCCGCGAATGCGCCAAGCCGGTGGTGGGCGCCATCAACGGCGCGGCGCTGGGCGCGGGCCTGGCCATGGTGGCCTCGTGCGACATCCTGGTGGCGGCCTCGACCGCCACGGTGGGCCTGCCCGAAATCAACGTGGGCCTTCTCGGCGGCGGCCGGCACGGCATGCGGCTGTTCAGCCACTCGCGCCTGCGGCGCATGATGCTGACCGGCCTGCGCATCGACGGCGATGAACTCTACCGGCTGGGCGTCGTCGAGGCCTCGGTGCCGCCCGATGCGCTGATGGCCGAGGCGATGGCGCTGGCGCGCGAGCTGGCGTCCAAGAGCCCGCTTGCCACGGTGCTGGCCAAGCAGACGCTCAACGCCATCGAAGACATGAGCCTGCGCGACGGCTACCGCTACGAACAGGACATGACGGCGGCCATCGCCAAGACCGCCGACGCGCGGGAAGCGCGGCAGGCCTTCCTGGAAAAGCGCGCGCCCGTCTTCCAGGGCCGCTAG
- a CDS encoding CaiB/BaiF CoA transferase family protein — protein sequence MAGALEGVKVLDLSRVFSGPWAAQMLADFGAEVIKVERPGRGDDVRHQGYPMPGPDGAPSGETSSFVAMNRGKRSLTIDMSRPQGQALIRRLAQNTDIVIENFKAGDLRRYGLDYASLAELNPRLVYCSITGFGQDGPYSHLPGYDPIFQSMSGLMSVTGVPDGEPGAGPVKAGYSVSDLTAGFYAVCAILAALRHRDQVSGRGQHIDLALLDAQIAAMSHIGMNYLASGKLPARMGSSSQITAPFRAFACQDGHLMVAVGNDSQFQSFCRVIGLPGLAQDPRFDTNPRRAAAQAELSALIEPALLTRKVADWNTRLEQAKVPCGPIYTLDQVFEDPQVRHRQVLGHMPHPRLGDMPFVRNPIHFSATPIQAGLPPPLLGEHSAAVLKAELGLDETEIAQLRAEGII from the coding sequence ATGGCAGGAGCGCTCGAAGGCGTGAAAGTGCTGGACTTGAGCCGCGTATTCTCAGGCCCCTGGGCCGCGCAGATGCTGGCCGACTTCGGCGCCGAAGTCATCAAGGTAGAACGGCCCGGCCGCGGCGACGACGTGCGCCACCAGGGCTACCCCATGCCGGGCCCCGATGGCGCCCCCAGCGGCGAAACCTCGTCGTTCGTGGCGATGAACCGCGGCAAGCGGTCGCTGACCATCGACATGTCGCGCCCGCAAGGCCAGGCGCTGATCCGGCGCCTGGCGCAGAACACGGACATCGTCATCGAGAACTTCAAGGCCGGCGACCTGCGCCGCTACGGACTGGACTACGCCTCGCTGGCGGAACTGAATCCGCGGCTGGTGTATTGCTCGATCACCGGCTTCGGCCAGGACGGCCCGTACAGCCACCTGCCCGGCTATGACCCGATTTTCCAGTCAATGAGCGGCCTGATGAGCGTGACCGGCGTGCCCGACGGCGAGCCTGGCGCCGGGCCGGTAAAGGCCGGTTATTCGGTGTCCGACCTGACCGCGGGGTTCTATGCCGTGTGCGCCATTCTTGCCGCCCTGCGCCATCGCGACCAGGTGTCGGGCCGCGGGCAGCACATCGACCTGGCCCTGCTCGACGCGCAGATCGCCGCCATGTCGCACATCGGCATGAACTACCTGGCCAGCGGCAAGCTGCCGGCGCGCATGGGCTCGTCGTCGCAGATTACCGCGCCGTTCCGTGCCTTTGCCTGCCAGGACGGGCATCTGATGGTGGCGGTGGGCAACGACTCGCAGTTCCAGAGTTTCTGCCGCGTGATCGGCCTGCCCGGGCTGGCGCAAGACCCGCGCTTCGACACCAACCCCCGGCGCGCGGCGGCCCAGGCCGAACTGTCGGCGCTGATCGAACCGGCCCTGCTCACCCGCAAGGTCGCCGACTGGAATACCCGGCTGGAACAGGCCAAGGTGCCCTGCGGCCCCATCTACACCCTGGACCAGGTATTTGAAGACCCGCAAGTCCGGCATCGCCAGGTGCTGGGCCACATGCCGCATCCGCGCCTGGGCGACATGCCTTTCGTGCGCAATCCCATCCATTTCTCGGCCACTCCCATCCAGGCCGGGTTGCCGCCGCCCCTGCTGGGCGAGCACAGCGCCGCCGTGCTGAAGGCCGAACTGGGCCTGGACGAAACGGAAATCGCGCAACTGCGGGCAGAAGGCATCATATGA
- a CDS encoding acyl-CoA dehydrogenase has protein sequence MSQADTALIEAVRDSARDFLRRRDQKQRKRLGAPPDRGYWREIAEVGWLGMAVPEPLGGLGLGWHAMAAVMEEAGRAQLPEPLVASAVLPGAVLARLHDETGAGARRRLLQDLCAGARIVGLAWQETDGQLEAGEATGAFGVSAALRENAYVLNGEKRHVIPGDGVDGWLVSADGEQGPALFYVAAGTPGVTATVYARADGTRACHLALESAAVPPDALLARQGVLDAIDAALDLGRLMQAAELAGAARQVLADSVAYLNTRQQFGRPLASFQALQHRLVDAAMQVELAANSLLNALDGLDELADADGAAARAAASRVKARAARAGLEAARLAVQLHGAIGYTDECDVSLYLRHALHLAAWLGNATAHRQRFGALAPAPAAPDIDDDPQDTAAAQAFPCRADWNAMPEAEFRAMLRRFFRAHYPAHLRHVPWRLHWDEIKDWYYTLSRQGWIAPSWPREHGGMALSPARLIAYIEEAERYGVARAPDQGLVMLGPILLRYGTQAQRDRFLPGILSGQDVWAQGYSEPGAGSDLAALRCEALIDGDDLIVTGQKTWSTLAQDATHMFMLVRTDKTVKKQAGISFLLVDLRSPGISRRPIRTLAGHEEFCEVFFDQVRVPRANLVGELNAGWGIAKALLGFERLFSGSPKHANHALQQIFSVARQRGLLADPAFADRLAELRLDAADLTAMYEVFADMARAGRPLPPELSLLKIWATETHERLGALLIQASEEYGGAAMAQSHGRVYALAPYINAMAATIFSGTNEIQRNIYAKQVLGLQGA, from the coding sequence ATGAGCCAGGCCGATACCGCACTGATCGAGGCCGTACGCGACAGCGCGCGCGATTTCCTGCGGCGCCGCGACCAGAAACAGCGCAAGCGCCTGGGCGCCCCGCCCGACCGCGGCTACTGGCGCGAGATCGCCGAGGTCGGCTGGCTGGGCATGGCCGTGCCCGAACCGCTGGGCGGCCTGGGCCTGGGCTGGCATGCCATGGCGGCTGTCATGGAAGAAGCCGGGCGCGCGCAGCTGCCCGAGCCCCTGGTGGCATCGGCCGTGCTGCCGGGCGCCGTGCTGGCGCGGCTGCATGACGAAACCGGCGCCGGCGCGCGCCGGCGCCTGCTGCAGGACCTTTGCGCCGGCGCGCGCATCGTCGGGCTGGCCTGGCAGGAAACCGACGGCCAGCTGGAAGCCGGCGAAGCCACGGGCGCGTTCGGCGTCAGCGCCGCCTTGCGCGAAAACGCCTATGTGCTCAACGGTGAAAAGCGCCACGTCATTCCGGGCGACGGCGTGGACGGCTGGCTGGTGTCCGCCGATGGCGAACAGGGGCCGGCGCTGTTCTACGTAGCCGCCGGCACCCCCGGTGTCACCGCCACGGTTTATGCGCGCGCCGACGGCACGCGCGCCTGCCACCTGGCGCTGGAATCGGCCGCGGTACCGCCGGATGCCCTGCTGGCGCGGCAGGGCGTGCTGGACGCCATCGATGCGGCGCTGGATCTGGGGCGGCTGATGCAGGCCGCCGAGCTGGCCGGGGCCGCGCGCCAGGTCCTGGCCGATTCGGTGGCCTACCTGAATACGCGCCAGCAGTTCGGCCGGCCCCTGGCCTCGTTCCAGGCCCTGCAGCATCGCCTGGTGGACGCGGCCATGCAGGTAGAGCTGGCCGCCAACAGCCTGCTGAACGCGCTTGACGGGCTGGACGAACTCGCGGACGCGGACGGCGCCGCAGCCCGCGCCGCCGCCAGCCGCGTGAAGGCGCGCGCCGCGCGGGCCGGCCTGGAAGCCGCCCGCCTGGCGGTGCAACTGCACGGCGCCATCGGCTACACAGACGAATGCGACGTCAGCCTGTATCTCCGCCACGCGCTGCACCTGGCGGCATGGCTGGGCAACGCCACCGCGCACCGCCAGCGCTTCGGCGCCCTGGCGCCCGCCCCCGCCGCGCCGGACATTGACGACGACCCGCAGGACACGGCCGCCGCCCAGGCGTTTCCCTGCCGGGCCGACTGGAACGCCATGCCCGAGGCCGAATTCCGCGCCATGCTGCGGCGCTTCTTCCGCGCGCACTATCCGGCCCATCTGCGCCATGTGCCATGGCGCCTGCACTGGGACGAGATCAAAGACTGGTACTACACCCTGTCGCGCCAGGGCTGGATCGCCCCTTCCTGGCCGCGTGAGCACGGCGGCATGGCGCTGTCGCCGGCCCGCCTGATCGCCTACATCGAAGAAGCCGAACGCTACGGCGTGGCGCGCGCGCCCGATCAGGGGCTGGTGATGCTCGGCCCCATCCTGCTGCGCTACGGCACCCAGGCGCAGCGCGACCGCTTCCTGCCCGGCATCCTGTCCGGCCAGGACGTGTGGGCGCAGGGCTACTCGGAACCCGGCGCCGGCTCGGACCTCGCCGCGCTGCGCTGCGAGGCGCTCATCGACGGCGACGACCTGATCGTCACCGGGCAGAAAACCTGGTCCACGCTGGCGCAGGACGCCACCCACATGTTCATGCTGGTGCGCACCGACAAAACGGTGAAGAAGCAGGCCGGCATCAGCTTCCTGCTGGTCGACCTGCGCAGCCCGGGCATCAGCCGCCGCCCGATCCGCACGCTGGCCGGCCATGAAGAATTCTGCGAAGTGTTCTTCGACCAGGTGCGCGTGCCGCGCGCCAACCTGGTGGGCGAGCTCAATGCCGGCTGGGGCATCGCCAAGGCGCTGCTGGGTTTCGAGCGGCTGTTCAGCGGCAGCCCCAAGCATGCCAACCACGCCCTGCAGCAGATTTTCAGCGTGGCCCGCCAGCGCGGGCTGCTGGCCGATCCGGCCTTCGCCGACCGGCTGGCCGAGCTGCGGCTGGACGCCGCCGACCTGACCGCCATGTACGAGGTGTTCGCCGACATGGCGCGCGCCGGCCGGCCCCTGCCGCCCGAACTGTCGCTGCTGAAGATCTGGGCCACCGAAACGCACGAGCGGCTGGGCGCGCTGCTGATCCAGGCAAGCGAGGAATACGGCGGCGCGGCCATGGCGCAAAGCCATGGCCGGGTGTACGCGCTGGCCCCGTACATCAACGCAATGGCCGCCACGATTTTCAGCGGCACCAACGAGATACAACGCAACATCTACGCCAAGCAGGTGCTGGGCCTGCAAGGCGCATGA
- a CDS encoding Bug family tripartite tricarboxylate transporter substrate binding protein, producing the protein MKKKHAFLAAALALGAALAPGAQAAQAWPDQPIRLIVPYPPGGSVDNLARLLAPTLGQKLGQTIVVENRAGASGTIGVDATVRGTPDGSVFGFGVPGAISGLPHVMKVPYDVSRIQYVSLVARIPMVFVVNPSMPETTLPAFIATAKQHPGKYNYGSAGNVTTPHLGAELLRQETGIDIMHVPYKGAAPAVTALLANEVQLFLGDASAVLSFIKAGKLRALAVGSPERFEGLPDVPTTKELGLPGVAVESNYGVIAPTGTPPDIVNRMAEAIAQSLKDPELRRKMIDQGAVPQATTPDEYRKLMQAESRKWGEVIRRGKLGLQ; encoded by the coding sequence ATGAAGAAAAAACACGCTTTCCTGGCAGCCGCCCTGGCCTTGGGCGCGGCGCTGGCGCCGGGCGCGCAGGCCGCGCAAGCCTGGCCTGACCAGCCTATCCGCCTGATCGTGCCCTATCCTCCCGGCGGCTCGGTCGACAATCTGGCGCGGCTGCTCGCCCCAACACTGGGGCAGAAACTGGGGCAGACCATCGTGGTCGAGAACCGCGCCGGCGCATCCGGCACCATCGGCGTGGACGCCACCGTGCGCGGCACGCCCGACGGCAGTGTGTTCGGCTTCGGCGTGCCGGGCGCGATCTCGGGCCTGCCGCACGTCATGAAGGTGCCGTACGACGTGTCGCGAATTCAGTACGTCTCGCTGGTGGCGCGCATTCCCATGGTGTTCGTGGTGAATCCTTCCATGCCCGAGACCACCCTGCCCGCCTTCATTGCCACAGCGAAGCAGCACCCAGGCAAGTACAACTACGGGTCGGCGGGCAATGTCACCACGCCGCACCTGGGCGCCGAACTGCTCAGGCAGGAAACCGGCATCGACATCATGCATGTGCCTTACAAGGGCGCCGCGCCGGCGGTTACCGCGCTGCTGGCCAACGAAGTGCAGCTGTTCCTGGGCGATGCGTCGGCCGTGCTCAGCTTCATCAAGGCCGGCAAGCTGCGCGCCCTGGCCGTGGGCAGCCCCGAGCGCTTCGAGGGCCTGCCCGATGTGCCCACCACCAAGGAACTGGGGCTGCCCGGCGTGGCGGTCGAATCGAACTACGGCGTGATCGCGCCCACCGGCACGCCGCCCGACATCGTCAACCGCATGGCCGAGGCCATTGCACAGTCGTTGAAAGACCCGGAACTGCGCCGCAAGATGATCGACCAGGGCGCGGTTCCGCAGGCCACCACGCCGGACGAATACCGCAAGCTGATGCAGGCCGAATCGCGCAAATGGGGCGAGGTCATCCGACGCGGCAAGCTGGGGCTGCAGTAG
- a CDS encoding LysR family transcriptional regulator has protein sequence MPSAKATGPSLDLTADLHKWRAFVAIAELGSITRAALHLDQDQSVLSRRINALERECNARLFNRTGRGVHLSEVGERLFPLVRTLLEDAERLELEVNGQAREPAGEVTLGLLPSTAHPLIRMLFSRLRKQFPKVHLKIFEGSSGQIEEWLTDSRVDIAILYRYAEKCPPGETALGYVDSYLIGAPGDARTQAGEIRFDELDGLPFILPGAPNGLRNTLDGLARARKIAIAPLIEADSLPLMKSIVEHEQMYTVLPLHAVWQEVQEGRLSVAALRDPTMRRIISMAYARSKGPGRTVMEVAAQIEALAREIGGEGVWHVNP, from the coding sequence ATGCCTTCCGCCAAAGCCACGGGCCCCAGCCTGGACCTGACCGCCGACCTGCATAAATGGCGCGCCTTCGTCGCCATCGCCGAACTGGGCAGCATCACGCGCGCCGCGCTGCACCTGGACCAGGACCAATCGGTGCTGAGCCGCCGCATCAACGCGCTGGAGCGCGAATGCAATGCGCGGCTGTTCAACCGCACCGGCCGCGGCGTGCATTTGTCCGAAGTGGGCGAGCGGCTGTTTCCGCTGGTGCGCACCCTGCTCGAAGACGCCGAACGGCTCGAGCTCGAAGTCAACGGCCAGGCGCGCGAGCCGGCCGGCGAAGTCACGCTGGGGCTGCTGCCTTCTACCGCGCATCCGCTCATCCGCATGCTGTTCTCGCGGCTGCGCAAGCAATTTCCCAAGGTGCACCTGAAAATCTTCGAAGGCTCGAGCGGCCAGATCGAAGAATGGCTGACCGACAGCCGCGTCGACATCGCCATCCTGTACCGCTATGCCGAGAAATGCCCGCCCGGCGAAACCGCCCTGGGCTATGTGGATTCGTACCTGATCGGCGCGCCGGGCGACGCACGCACCCAGGCCGGCGAGATCCGCTTCGACGAACTGGACGGCCTGCCGTTCATCCTGCCCGGCGCGCCCAATGGCCTGCGCAACACCCTGGACGGCCTGGCCCGCGCGCGCAAGATCGCCATCGCGCCACTGATCGAAGCCGACTCGCTACCGCTGATGAAATCCATCGTCGAGCACGAGCAGATGTACACCGTGCTGCCCCTGCACGCGGTATGGCAGGAAGTCCAGGAAGGGCGCCTGAGCGTTGCCGCGCTGCGCGACCCCACCATGCGGCGCATTATTTCAATGGCCTACGCGCGCAGCAAGGGCCCCGGGCGCACCGTCATGGAAGTGGCGGCGCAGATCGAGGCGCTGGCGCGCGAAATCGGCGGCGAAGGCGTCTGGCACGTCAACCCCTGA
- a CDS encoding amidohydrolase family protein yields MSADRQAAPYIPAATETPRMPGRPRHALPPGACDTHCHVFGPYDRFPLQHPSSYAAPDAPAQRYLAMLDTLGARRGVLVQPAPYGTEPAALLDALAQGGGRLRGVAVADAQASDAELQALYDGGVRALRFVEARDPAGKLFPGSVGFDQVAALAPRMKQHGLHAQLWAPCDVYARHLPALARLGLPLVIDHLGSLVPARGPQDAVFQLLRGLLADGAIWMKLTLCRVGAAPGYADARYLHDAFIAANPGQVLWGSDWPFVRMGARAPAADALVDVAWEWLGSDALRRQVWVDNPARLYGF; encoded by the coding sequence ATGAGCGCCGACCGGCAAGCCGCGCCGTATATTCCCGCCGCCACCGAGACCCCGCGCATGCCGGGGCGCCCGCGCCATGCCTTGCCGCCGGGAGCCTGCGACACGCACTGCCATGTGTTCGGGCCGTACGACCGCTTTCCGCTGCAGCATCCCTCGTCGTATGCCGCGCCGGATGCGCCCGCGCAACGCTACCTGGCCATGCTCGACACCCTGGGCGCGCGGCGCGGCGTGCTGGTGCAGCCGGCGCCCTACGGCACCGAGCCGGCCGCCCTGCTGGACGCGCTGGCGCAGGGAGGCGGCCGGTTGCGCGGCGTGGCGGTGGCCGATGCGCAGGCCAGCGACGCCGAACTGCAGGCGTTGTACGACGGCGGCGTGCGGGCGCTGCGCTTTGTCGAGGCGCGCGACCCGGCCGGGAAACTCTTTCCCGGCAGTGTGGGCTTCGACCAGGTCGCGGCGCTGGCGCCGCGCATGAAGCAGCATGGCCTGCACGCGCAGCTGTGGGCGCCGTGCGATGTGTATGCGCGGCACCTGCCGGCGCTGGCCCGCCTGGGGCTGCCGCTGGTCATCGACCACCTGGGCAGCCTGGTGCCGGCGCGCGGGCCGCAAGATGCCGTGTTCCAGCTGCTGCGCGGGCTGCTGGCCGACGGCGCCATCTGGATGAAGCTGACGCTGTGCCGCGTGGGCGCCGCGCCCGGCTATGCCGACGCCCGCTACCTGCACGACGCTTTCATCGCCGCCAATCCCGGCCAGGTGCTGTGGGGATCGGACTGGCCTTTCGTGCGCATGGGCGCCCGGGCGCCGGCGGCCGATGCCCTGGTGGACGTGGCGTGGGAATGGCTGGGCAGCGACGCGCTGCGCCGGCAGGTCTGGGTGGACAACCCGGCCCGCCTGTACGGGTTCTAG
- a CDS encoding carboxymuconolactone decarboxylase family protein, with product MSRIPFPSPETMSEEQKRVYERIVSGPRGRLVGPLRAALHNPELAERWQALGALLRFGTSLPPRVSELAIVVTARRWNSQIEWHIHAQAAADAGIAPAVLDAIQARRAPVFDTPTDALVYEYARQLQETGQVAPDLHARAVGQWGVAGVVELTAVIGYYTMVSMTLNAHDIPMPDTAPAPLDVPAEAGRPALSRLATLPYPEQS from the coding sequence ATGAGCCGTATCCCGTTTCCCTCCCCCGAAACCATGAGCGAGGAGCAAAAGCGCGTTTATGAGCGCATTGTCTCGGGCCCCCGGGGCCGCCTGGTCGGGCCGCTGCGCGCCGCGCTGCACAACCCCGAGCTGGCCGAGCGCTGGCAGGCGCTGGGCGCGCTGCTGCGCTTCGGCACCAGCCTGCCGCCGCGGGTCAGTGAGCTGGCCATCGTGGTGACGGCGCGCCGCTGGAACAGCCAGATCGAATGGCACATCCACGCCCAGGCCGCGGCGGATGCCGGCATTGCGCCGGCCGTGCTGGACGCCATCCAGGCGCGGCGCGCGCCCGTGTTCGACACCCCCACCGACGCGCTGGTCTACGAATATGCCCGCCAGTTGCAGGAAACCGGGCAGGTGGCGCCGGACCTTCATGCGCGGGCGGTGGGGCAGTGGGGCGTGGCGGGCGTGGTGGAGCTGACGGCCGTCATCGGCTACTACACCATGGTGTCCATGACCCTGAACGCCCACGACATTCCCATGCCCGACACCGCGCCGGCGCCGCTGGATGTGCCGGCCGAAGCCGGCCGGCCCGCCCTGAGCCGCCTGGCGACGCTGCCGTATCCGGAGCAATCATGA
- a CDS encoding glutathione S-transferase family protein, translating to MKLHWSPRSPFVRKVMIVLYEAGIEDRVTLVRTPVAMDKPNLDLLPDNPLIKLPTLVLDDGSALYDSRVICAYLDGLADAGLLPAEPRARLVAERRQALGDGLLDVLLLYRQERAKPSARQTQAWLDAFELKTRAALAALEQEAPALDAAPFDLGLIAIGCALSYLDYRFADLPWRDGHAALAAWHRRFSSRPSVARSQPDDAAA from the coding sequence ATGAAACTGCATTGGTCGCCCCGTTCACCGTTTGTGCGCAAGGTGATGATCGTGCTGTACGAGGCGGGCATCGAAGACCGCGTCACCCTGGTGCGCACGCCGGTGGCAATGGACAAGCCCAACCTGGACCTGCTGCCCGACAATCCGCTCATCAAGCTGCCCACGCTGGTGCTGGACGACGGCTCGGCGCTGTACGATTCGCGCGTCATCTGCGCCTATCTGGACGGCCTGGCGGATGCCGGCCTGCTGCCTGCCGAGCCGCGGGCGCGCCTGGTGGCCGAGCGGCGCCAGGCGCTGGGCGACGGCCTGCTGGACGTGCTGCTGCTTTACCGGCAAGAGCGCGCCAAGCCGTCGGCGCGGCAGACGCAGGCCTGGCTGGATGCCTTCGAATTGAAGACCCGGGCGGCGCTGGCCGCGCTAGAACAGGAAGCCCCCGCGCTGGACGCCGCGCCGTTCGACCTGGGACTGATCGCCATCGGCTGCGCGCTGTCGTACCTGGACTACCGGTTCGCCGATCTGCCCTGGCGCGACGGCCACGCGGCGCTGGCCGCCTGGCACCGCCGCTTCAGCAGCCGCCCCTCGGTGGCGCGCAGCCAGCCCGACGACGCCGCGGCCTGA
- a CDS encoding flavin reductase family protein yields the protein MNFDFSELASADAFKLLSSVVVPRPIAWVVSLSPQGRLNAAPFSFFNVVSSDPPIVALGIGPRGGQLKDTSRNILATGEFVVNVASAGLAEQMNRTSLDYVADIDELAQVGLDTEPSLRVAPPRIARSPAALECRVWQVLEAAPQRVIVLARVVAMYLRDEAILSREKFYVDTPALQLLGRMHGAGWYAHTSDLFQMPAPAAANDPAVRPAQGH from the coding sequence ATGAACTTCGACTTCAGCGAACTGGCTTCGGCCGATGCCTTCAAACTGCTTTCCAGCGTGGTGGTGCCGCGTCCCATTGCATGGGTGGTCAGCCTGTCGCCGCAAGGGCGCCTGAACGCCGCGCCGTTTTCCTTTTTCAATGTGGTGAGCAGCGACCCGCCTATCGTGGCGCTGGGCATTGGCCCGCGCGGCGGGCAGTTGAAGGACACCTCGCGCAATATCCTGGCCACGGGCGAGTTCGTGGTCAATGTGGCCTCGGCCGGGCTGGCCGAGCAGATGAACCGCACCAGCCTGGATTATGTGGCCGATATCGACGAACTGGCGCAGGTGGGGCTGGACACCGAGCCGTCGCTGCGGGTGGCACCGCCGCGCATCGCCCGCAGCCCGGCGGCGCTGGAGTGCCGCGTGTGGCAGGTGCTCGAGGCGGCGCCGCAGCGCGTGATCGTGCTGGCGCGGGTAGTGGCCATGTACTTGCGGGACGAGGCCATTCTGAGCCGCGAGAAATTCTATGTCGATACGCCGGCGCTGCAATTGCTGGGCCGCATGCATGGCGCGGGCTGGTATGCCCACACCAGCGATCTGTTCCAGATGCCGGCGCCGGCCGCCGCCAACGACCCGGCGGTGCGGCCCGCGCAGGGCCATTGA